Proteins from one Mercurialis annua linkage group LG7, ddMerAnnu1.2, whole genome shotgun sequence genomic window:
- the LOC130014508 gene encoding transcription factor bHLH19-like: MEEATAFNYQYQIDTLDYSIDDLEFQSFSYNNQIFNHQSVENFRAPADLGQNPAKQLKTSSWNSCTTTHEKITSPSSSHIISFENLNSSSHAASRQIYGVESITLKPKIEMGIDGNSKTSLFHPGSTYYINQGINKKAGAVIIRDAQDHVMAERKRREKLSQRFIALSAVIPGLKKMDKASVLGDAIKYVKNLQERIKILEDQSAMKSMESIVFVKKSKVYVDDDESSSTNEINSGEICDQSQLPEIEARVSDKDVLIKIHCEKQNNCIVKILYAVEKFHLNIRNCRVVPFGNSTLDVTIVAQMDGEFSMTIKDLLRNLRQALLN; encoded by the exons ATGGAGGAAGCAACTGCTTTTAACTACCAATACCAAATAGACACACTTGATTATTCCATCGACGATCTTGAATTTCAATCTTTTTCTTATAATAACCAAATTTTCAATCATCAAAGTGTTGAGAATTTTCGAGCACCAGCCGATCTAGGTCAAAACCCAGCGAAACAGCTGAAGACCAGTAGCTGGAATTCTTGCACTACCACTCATGAAAAAATcacttctccttcttcttctcatATTATATCTTTCGAAAACTTGAATTCTTCATCTCATGCTGCTTCTCGACAGATCTATGGGGTCGAATCGATTACTTTAAAGCCTAAGATCGAAATGGGTATCGATGGAAATTCAAAAACTAGTTTGTTCCATCCGGGTTCAACCTATTATATTAATCAAGGAATCAATAAGAAGGCTGGTGCAGTAATAATTAGGGATGCGCAAGATCATGTGATGGCGGAGAGGAAGCGCCGAGAAAAGCTTAGCCAGCGATTTATTGCCCTTTCAGCGGTGATTCCTGGTCTGAAAAAG ATGGACAAAGCTTCTGTTCTTGGAGATGCAATTAAGTACGTGAAGAATTTACAAGAACGAATAAAGATATTAGAGGATCAATCTGCAATGAAATCTATGGAATCAATAGTTTTTGTGAAGAAATCAAAAGTTTATGTAGATGATGATGAGTCATCCTCAACCAATGAGATTAATTCTGGTGAAATATGTGACCAATCACAACTTCCGGAAATCGAAGCTAGGGTTTCAGACAAAGATGTTCTGATTAAAATCCATtgtgaaaaacaaaataattgcaTAGTGAAGATACTATATGCAGTGGAGAAGTTTCATTTGAATATCAGAAATTGCAGAGTGGTGCCTTTTGGAAATTCTACTCTTGACGTTACTATTGTTGCTCAG ATGGATGGTGAATTCTCCATGACAATTAAGGATCTCTTAAGAAACCTTAGACAAGCTTTACTTAATTAA
- the LOC126655287 gene encoding transcription factor bHLH19, which produces MEMTSAKWVSELEMEDAAAFNYQYPLDYSIDELEFQFFSYKKNFNHQTVQNFSYATDSWNSCTSPSSSSHMISFGNSNPPPSASYGVRSIPLKPNIEMGSDENSKPSLFHPGSLENQYGSNYNNNFKQGTHKKGAAVTIRDAQDHVMAERKRREKLSQRFIALSAVIPGLKKMDKASVLEDAVKYMKNLQQRVKTLEDQSTMKSMESVVFVKKSKVYVDDDQSSSSTVHDDINSDEKRDQLQLPDIEARVSDRNVLIKIHCEKRKGCIVKILYVMEKFHLNVINSSVIPFGNSTLDVTIVAQMDGEFSTTIKDLLRNLRQALLN; this is translated from the exons ATGGAAATGACATCAGCTAAATGGGTTTCTGAATTG GAAATGGAAGATGCAGCTGCTTTTAACTATCAATACCCACTTGATTACTCCATCGATGAACttgaatttcagtttttttCTTACAAGAAAAATTTCAATCATCAAACTGTCCAGAATTTTAGCTATGCAACCGATAGCTGGAATTCTTGCACTTCTCCTTCTTCATCTTCTCATATGATATCTTTCGGAAACTCGAATCCGCCGCCTTCTGCTTCATATGGCGTTCGATCGATTCCTTTAAAGCCTAATATTGAAATGGGTTCCGATGAAAATTCAAAACCTAGTTTGTTCCATCCGGGTTCTTTGGAGAATCAATATGGTtcaaactataataataatttcaaacaaGGAACTCATAAGAAGGGTGCTGCAGTTACAATTAGGGATGCGCAAGATCATGTGATGGCGGAGAGGAAGCGCCGAGAAAAGCTTAGCCAGCGATTCATTGCTCTTTCAGCTGTTATTCCTGGTTTGAAAAAG ATGGACAAAGCTTCTGTTCTTGAAGATGCAGTAAAGTACATGAAGAATTTACAACAACGAGTTAAGACATTAGAGGATCAATCTACAATGAAATCAATGGAATCAGTAGTTTTTGTGAAGAAATCAAAAGTTTATGTTGATGATGATCAGTCGTCATCATCAACTGTACATGATGACATTAATTCTGATGAAAAACGGGACCAATTACAACTTCCGGACATTGAAGCTAGGGTTTCAGACAGGAATGTTCTGATTAAAATCCATTGTGAAAAGCGAAAAGGTTGCATAGTGAAGATACTATATGTAATGGAAAAGTTTCATTTGAATGTCATCAATAGCAGTGTGATTCCTTTTGGAAACTCTACCCTTGATGTTACTATTGTTGCCCag ATGGATGGTGAATTCTCCACAACAATAAAGgatcttttgagaaatttaagacaaGCTCTACTTAATTAA
- the LOC126656696 gene encoding protein MAINTENANCE OF MERISTEMS-like: MEDDDMEDRRIDDANFETSEDESLGPIVNIRRKKGKDGRFIAETSSVTSRRARTEIPAWTVSDPVPGGPEDGSIIPSFLGHVAYGIWTGNEERGTLKCQSRHAVCKRLSAWHHDASDEVKHLIAESGLGHLPDIMFSHLDIPLLSAFVERWQPDTNSFHLPFGEMTITLHDVWIIFRIPVDGKVVSDKSGKQLLLASCVEILGISMDDLLANSTKHYENGGVLIESIFRNCGRGLSAEVEAIAWMWLTLGCTLFVDKTGHRVKPTCLWEVRDGVADAKDYSWGSATLAYLFRQLGIASRGDCHGLSGCLTLLQAWIYEYFPCFRPQRDRLITEIGTPRACSWSVSGTECTEIRLQSLRARIDSLTADEVSWLPFGGDPAAVLQRTAYMGWIVYRDIVEPYMSARFVQSIPSPILRPEKAVRAWNSKLYNVEMAQIGAVDGWQGFPMTCMLPLTLLEPATVLAGACHPAYLEWYARFSHPQVLSSNVTASRGRPSRSNIDYWVNRFSSLSQRNLTRITAASAPFAILEIDHSISESTTDLERLIADWRLAD; the protein is encoded by the exons ATGGAGGATGATGACATGGAAGACCGCCGGATAGACGATGCTAATTTTGAGACTTCTGAGGACGAGAGTTTAGGACCAATCGTGAACATTCGACGGAAAAAGGGGAAAGATGGACGGTTTATTGCTGAAACGTCATCag TGACGAGTAGAAGAGCCAGGACTGAAATACCTGCTTGGACTGTTAGTGATCCAGTGCCAGGTGGACCTGAGGACGGGAGTATTATTCCCAGTTTCCTTGGACATGTCGCTTATGGAATATGGACAGGGAATGAGGAGCGAGGCACTCTGAAGTGTCAGAGTAGACATGCAGTTTGTAAGAGGCTGTCAGCATGGCATCATGACGCCTCAGACGAGGTCAAACACCTGATAGCCGAGAGTGGTTTGGGGCATCTCCCTGATATTATGTTCAGTCACTTGGATATTCCGCTCCTTTCTGCATTTGTGGAGCGATGGCAGCCTGATACTAACTCTTTTCACCTGCCATTCGGGGAGATGACCATTACACTGCATGACGTGTGGATTATTTTCCGTATTCCTGTGGACGGAAAAGTGGTTTCAG ATAAGTCCGGGAAACAGTTGTTGCTTGCCTCCTGTGTAGAGATTTTAGGGATCTCTATGGATGACTTGTTAGCTAATTCGACGAAGCATTATGAAAATGGAGGGGTTCTGATTGAGTCCATTTTTAGGAATTGTGGACGGGGTTTGAGTGCTGAGGTTGAGGCAATAGCGTGGATGTGGCTGACGCTAGGTTGCACTCTTTTCGTCGATAAGACTGGCCACCGGGTTAAACCAACCTGTCTTTGGGAGGTTAGGGATGGAGTCGCAGACGCGAAGGATTATTCTTGGGGTTCTGCTACACTGGCCTATTTATTTCGTCAGTTAGGAATCGCCTCCAGAGGCGACTGTCACGGTTTGTCTGGGTGTCTGACACTTCTCCAGGCTTGGATATACGAGTATTTTCCATGTTTCAGACCCCAGCGAGATAGGCTGATTACAGAGATTGGCACTCCTCGAGCGTGTAGTTGGAGTGTATCCGGGACAGAGTGCACAGAGATCCGGCTTCAGTCATTGCGTGCCCGCATAGACAGTTTGACTGCCGACGAG GTGTCGTGGCTTCCCTTTGGTGGTGACCCTGCTGCAGTCCTTCAGCGGACTGCTTACATGGGTTGGATAGTGTACAGGGACATTGTTGAGCCGTACATGTCCGCCAGATTTGTACAGAGCATACCGTCGCCTATTCTTCGGCCGGAAAAGGCCGTTAGGGCGTGGAATTCAAAGTTGTACAATGTGGAGATGGCTCAGATTGGTGCGGTCGACGGCTGGCAGGGTTTTCCTATGACTTGCATGCTTCCTTTGACGTTGCTCGAGCCAGCCACTGTTCTTGCTGGAGCTTGCCATCCCGCGTACTTGGAGTGGTACGCACGATTTTCCCACCCACAGGTCCTTAGCTCTAACGTTACAGCTTCACGAGGCCGTCCTTCTCGCTCCA